A part of Streptomyces sp. NBC_01235 genomic DNA contains:
- a CDS encoding SUKH-3 domain-containing protein, whose protein sequence is MKVSHRRGMGSESAKRSHAEAWMELLEANRPQAAGDDQSSPSLWLLLQAARREPLLSAMYPWISMQQLSVSASDSWEEWGHEPLPAMFARPDSYEVVGRSDRGDRVAFETADPAEAVALAARLVRDQRAAQAKEPHVWSAEVEVVLRGAGWYPGRSVDTTAWRVRLEADGFRIHAAAEEFLREFGGLTAAGGGSGITRAREPFELDPLLALGEDDRFGEWGEEIARCLFPLGELDHGHAFLGMDEQGELYVVANWLARFGRMPEAMENLLLGVMPVRMADLTQP, encoded by the coding sequence GTGAAGGTGTCGCATCGTCGGGGAATGGGATCTGAAAGCGCGAAGCGCAGTCACGCAGAGGCTTGGATGGAGCTCCTGGAGGCGAATCGTCCTCAGGCGGCGGGAGACGACCAGTCCTCGCCGTCCCTGTGGTTGTTGCTTCAGGCGGCCAGGCGTGAGCCGTTGCTGAGTGCGATGTATCCGTGGATCTCGATGCAGCAGCTCAGCGTGTCGGCATCAGACAGCTGGGAGGAGTGGGGCCATGAACCACTCCCGGCGATGTTCGCCCGTCCGGATTCTTATGAGGTGGTGGGCCGCTCGGATCGGGGAGACCGTGTCGCCTTCGAGACGGCCGATCCCGCTGAGGCGGTCGCGCTCGCAGCCCGTCTGGTCCGCGACCAGCGGGCAGCTCAGGCGAAGGAACCGCACGTCTGGTCGGCTGAGGTGGAGGTGGTGCTGCGTGGTGCCGGTTGGTATCCAGGGCGGAGCGTCGACACGACAGCGTGGCGAGTGCGGCTGGAAGCGGACGGCTTCCGGATCCACGCCGCCGCCGAGGAATTCCTGCGCGAGTTCGGGGGACTGACGGCTGCCGGCGGTGGCTCCGGGATCACCCGGGCGCGGGAGCCATTCGAACTCGACCCGCTGCTTGCGCTGGGTGAGGATGACCGATTCGGGGAGTGGGGCGAGGAGATCGCCCGCTGCCTCTTCCCGCTGGGGGAACTCGACCACGGTCACGCGTTCCTCGGAATGGACGAGCAGGGCGAACTGTATGTCGTGGCCAACTGGCTGGCCCGGTTCGGCCGTATGCCCGAAGCCATGGAGAACCTTCTCCTCGGGGTGATGCCGGTCCGCATGGCCGACCTTACTCAGCCCTGA
- a CDS encoding response regulator transcription factor codes for MPTVLVADDQFLIRSGLVALLRAAPGIDVIGEAQDGEEAIEIATRTRPDVILMDIRMPGISGITATERILAQAPAPPPKILVLTTFDLDEYVYGALKAGACGFLLKDTPPDRLLAAIDTVHAGDMLFSAPVIKGLIETYTPRPADPEPHSALDTLTPRELEVLGLVGAGMSNSDIAQRLVLSTATIKTHVHRCMSKLTLNSRAQAVVFAYETGLISRGPAAWGTDNA; via the coding sequence ATGCCCACAGTGCTCGTCGCAGACGACCAGTTCCTCATCCGCTCGGGACTCGTCGCACTCCTGCGGGCCGCACCGGGAATCGACGTCATCGGCGAGGCGCAGGACGGCGAGGAGGCCATCGAGATCGCCACGCGGACCAGACCCGACGTCATCCTGATGGACATTCGGATGCCGGGCATCAGCGGGATCACCGCCACCGAGCGGATCCTGGCCCAGGCGCCGGCTCCGCCCCCCAAAATCCTCGTCCTGACCACCTTCGACCTCGACGAGTACGTCTACGGCGCACTGAAGGCAGGCGCCTGCGGCTTCCTGCTCAAAGACACTCCACCGGACCGGCTGCTCGCCGCCATCGACACCGTGCACGCCGGCGACATGCTGTTCAGCGCCCCAGTGATCAAAGGGCTCATCGAGACCTACACCCCCCGCCCGGCCGACCCCGAGCCGCACTCCGCGCTGGACACGCTGACGCCCAGGGAGTTGGAAGTCCTCGGGCTGGTCGGGGCGGGCATGTCCAACTCCGACATCGCCCAGCGACTCGTGCTCAGCACGGCGACCATCAAGACACACGTCCACCGCTGCATGAGCAAGCTCACGCTGAACAGCCGGGCCCAGGCGGTCGTCTTCGCGTACGAGACCGGACTGATCTCCCGCGGCCCCGCAGCCTGGGGCACGGACAACGCCTGA
- a CDS encoding sensor histidine kinase, with translation MFAQRTWSGAVRRAFPQVADIVYAVVSLGIMSTMLRNWPNSQGYWRQTDVWAYVLVALVYLPLAVRRRAPLTVLVSTAACTLCYMTLAYYHVVVVCGLGLAFYTVAAQCPRRVAAKCAAASLLVLLWGTRLAEPGIGPQSVVFVTVTVAVLWVTGDRSRRLAERGERLAVLSEQLRLEQEEKAQRAVIAERMSIARELHDVVAHHVSAISVQTGLAGYVFTSDPRTARDALGTIAGSAHEAMAEMRRMLVVLREGTERAQEGAGDHTAAPGLGRLDQLARRVEAAGVSVDVRITGAPFALPPGVDLCVFRVIQEALTNVMKHAPAANASVTVHYDEAAVRVRVTDDGQEPVLAGTTEGPAGHGLIGMRERAGIYGGTVTAGPGPQGGFEVALTVPVSRER, from the coding sequence ATGTTCGCGCAGCGCACGTGGAGCGGGGCGGTTCGCAGGGCCTTCCCGCAGGTGGCAGACATCGTCTACGCGGTGGTGTCGCTCGGCATCATGAGCACCATGCTGCGCAACTGGCCGAACTCGCAGGGCTACTGGCGGCAAACCGATGTATGGGCCTACGTGCTGGTCGCCCTGGTCTATCTTCCGCTGGCCGTGCGCCGCCGGGCTCCTCTGACCGTACTCGTCAGCACGGCGGCCTGCACGCTGTGCTACATGACCCTGGCCTACTACCACGTGGTCGTCGTCTGCGGACTGGGCCTGGCGTTCTACACCGTCGCGGCGCAGTGCCCGCGCAGGGTCGCTGCGAAGTGCGCCGCCGCATCGCTGCTCGTGCTGCTGTGGGGCACACGGCTCGCCGAGCCCGGGATCGGCCCGCAGAGTGTGGTCTTCGTGACCGTGACGGTCGCCGTCCTGTGGGTGACCGGCGACCGGTCCCGCCGGCTCGCGGAGCGCGGCGAGCGGCTCGCGGTGCTCAGCGAGCAACTGCGCTTGGAGCAGGAGGAGAAGGCGCAGCGGGCCGTCATCGCCGAGCGCATGAGCATAGCCCGTGAACTGCACGACGTGGTCGCCCACCACGTGTCTGCGATCTCCGTGCAGACCGGCCTGGCCGGATACGTCTTCACCTCCGATCCGAGGACGGCCCGCGACGCGCTGGGGACCATCGCGGGCAGCGCCCACGAGGCCATGGCGGAGATGCGCCGCATGCTGGTCGTGCTCAGGGAAGGGACCGAGCGTGCCCAGGAGGGAGCGGGCGACCACACCGCGGCCCCCGGACTCGGGCGGCTGGACCAGTTGGCCCGGCGCGTCGAGGCCGCGGGTGTCTCCGTCGACGTCCGGATCACGGGTGCCCCGTTCGCGCTTCCGCCGGGCGTCGACCTGTGTGTCTTCCGGGTCATCCAGGAGGCTCTCACCAACGTCATGAAGCACGCGCCGGCGGCGAACGCGAGCGTGACGGTGCACTACGACGAGGCCGCGGTCCGCGTCCGCGTGACCGACGACGGACAGGAACCAGTTCTGGCCGGCACCACCGAGGGGCCGGCCGGTCATGGTTTGATCGGCATGCGCGAGCGGGCCGGTATCTACGGCGGGACGGTGACCGCCGGACCCGGCCCGCAGGGCGGGTTCGAAGTCGCACTGACCGTTCCCGTGTCCCGCGAGAGGTGA
- a CDS encoding sensor histidine kinase — MFAQRMWSGAVRQAFPQVADTVYAVVSVWISSTALRNFPDPHGYWRQTDVWAYVLIALVYLPLAARRRAPLTVLIATTACVLCYFTLAYYHVVVVSGLGLALYTVAAQCPRRVAAKCAAASLLVLLWGARLAEPGSGPFSVAFVTVMVAVAWVTGDRARRLAERGERLAVLTEQLRLEQEEKAQRAVMAERMKIARELHDVIAHHVSVISVQTGLAGYVFTSDPRTAREALETIAGSAHEAMAEMRRMLVVLREGTDRAQEEEGAGDHTATPGLGRLDQLARRVEAAGVSVDVRITGTPFALPPGADLCVYRVIQEALTNVMKHAPAANASVTVHYDEAAVRVRVTDDGQEPVLAGTTARPAGHGLIGMRERAGIYGGTVTAGPGPQGGFEVALTVPVSRER, encoded by the coding sequence ATGTTCGCGCAGCGCATGTGGAGCGGGGCGGTTCGCCAGGCCTTCCCACAGGTGGCGGACACCGTCTACGCGGTGGTGTCGGTCTGGATCTCGAGCACCGCGCTGCGCAACTTTCCCGACCCGCACGGCTACTGGCGGCAAACCGATGTATGGGCCTACGTGCTGATCGCCCTGGTCTATCTTCCGCTTGCCGCGCGCCGCCGGGCTCCCCTGACCGTGCTCATCGCCACGACGGCCTGCGTGCTGTGTTACTTCACCCTGGCCTACTACCACGTGGTCGTTGTCAGCGGACTGGGCCTGGCGCTCTACACCGTCGCGGCGCAGTGCCCGCGCAGGGTCGCCGCGAAGTGCGCCGCCGCATCGCTGCTCGTGCTGCTGTGGGGCGCGCGGCTCGCCGAGCCCGGGAGCGGCCCGTTCAGTGTGGCCTTCGTGACCGTGATGGTCGCCGTCGCCTGGGTGACCGGCGACCGGGCCCGCCGGCTCGCGGAGCGCGGCGAGCGCCTCGCGGTGCTCACCGAGCAACTGCGCCTGGAGCAGGAGGAGAAGGCGCAGCGGGCCGTCATGGCCGAGCGCATGAAGATAGCCCGTGAACTGCACGACGTGATCGCCCACCACGTGTCCGTGATCTCCGTGCAGACCGGCCTGGCCGGATACGTCTTCACCTCCGATCCGAGGACGGCCCGCGAGGCGCTGGAGACCATCGCGGGCAGCGCCCACGAGGCCATGGCGGAGATGCGCCGCATGCTGGTCGTGCTCAGGGAAGGGACCGATCGTGCCCAGGAGGAGGAAGGAGCGGGCGACCACACCGCGACCCCCGGACTCGGGCGGCTGGACCAGTTGGCCCGGCGCGTCGAGGCCGCGGGTGTCTCCGTCGACGTCCGGATCACGGGCACCCCGTTCGCGCTTCCGCCGGGCGCCGACCTGTGCGTCTACCGGGTCATTCAGGAAGCTCTCACCAACGTCATGAAGCACGCGCCGGCGGCGAACGCGAGCGTCACGGTGCACTACGACGAGGCCGCGGTCCGCGTCCGCGTGACCGACGACGGACAGGAACCAGTTCTGGCCGGCACCACCGCGAGGCCGGCCGGTCATGGTTTGATCGGCATGCGTGAGCGGGCCGGTATCTACGGCGGGACGGTGACCGCCGGACCCGGCCCGCAGGGCGGGTTCGAAGTCGCACTGACCGTCCCCGTGTCCCGCGAGAGGTGA
- a CDS encoding MarR family winged helix-turn-helix transcriptional regulator, with product MADADLKLLHRELVSLEIELWNGIEGRLRAAYDLPLTSFEVLHLLLRRPGPRIQDIAEEFSITVGGTSKVVDRLEAAGLCARRANPNDRRSSVVELTPEGRKLVDGALKVFEDELELRIGAVIPEHSVREVTAVLSTLRAAGRALDAERKAAGQTPVPGLRAPKQPGRPAS from the coding sequence ATGGCTGACGCTGACCTGAAGCTGCTGCACCGGGAGCTGGTCTCGCTGGAGATCGAGCTGTGGAATGGCATCGAGGGGCGGTTGCGGGCCGCGTACGACCTGCCGCTGACCTCGTTCGAAGTGCTGCATCTGCTGCTGCGTCGGCCCGGGCCGCGGATCCAGGACATCGCGGAGGAGTTCTCGATCACGGTGGGCGGCACGAGCAAGGTGGTCGACCGCCTGGAGGCGGCGGGCCTGTGCGCGCGGCGGGCCAATCCGAACGACCGCCGTTCCTCGGTCGTCGAGCTGACGCCTGAGGGACGGAAACTGGTGGACGGAGCACTGAAGGTCTTCGAGGACGAGCTGGAACTGCGGATCGGGGCGGTGATTCCCGAGCACTCCGTGCGCGAGGTGACGGCGGTCCTCAGCACGCTGCGGGCGGCCGGACGGGCCCTGGACGCGGAACGGAAGGCCGCCGGGCAGACGCCGGTGCCGGGCCTGCGGGCGCCGAAGCAGCCAGGCCGGCCGGCGTCGTGA
- a CDS encoding PPOX class F420-dependent oxidoreductase, whose amino-acid sequence MRKMTEQEWRAFVTRGTRTGKLSTVRADGGPHVTPVWFLLDGDDIVLTTEKNGVKGRNLARDGRFALCVDEDQPPYAFVLLQGRAEISEDPDDMLRWGGLLGARYMGDGRAEEYAARNGGPGNLLVRGRIDKVISFDGIAD is encoded by the coding sequence ATGCGGAAAATGACCGAGCAGGAGTGGCGGGCGTTCGTCACGCGCGGCACCCGTACCGGCAAGCTTTCCACCGTCCGCGCCGACGGCGGCCCCCACGTGACACCGGTCTGGTTCCTCCTCGACGGCGATGACATCGTGCTCACCACCGAGAAGAACGGCGTCAAGGGCCGCAACCTCGCCCGCGACGGACGGTTCGCCCTCTGCGTCGACGAGGATCAGCCACCGTACGCGTTCGTCCTGCTCCAAGGACGCGCGGAGATCTCCGAGGACCCCGACGACATGCTGCGCTGGGGCGGACTCCTCGGCGCCCGCTACATGGGCGATGGCCGCGCCGAGGAGTACGCCGCACGCAACGGCGGCCCCGGCAACCTCCTCGTCCGCGGCCGCATCGACAAAGTCATCTCCTTCGACGGCATCGCCGACTGA
- a CDS encoding nuclear transport factor 2 family protein: protein MTSLNIDIARTYFQAVQTGDMAALGELLDADIVWHQPGANRFSGEHKGQGAVFQMLGSMMETSRGTFAIDKIHTLMGNGDLVAATIHFTGRHGDASMSMDGVDLLRIENGKITEMWLFSADPAAEDAFWG, encoded by the coding sequence ATGACCAGCTTGAACATCGACATCGCCCGTACCTACTTCCAGGCCGTCCAGACCGGAGACATGGCTGCTCTCGGTGAACTCCTCGACGCCGACATCGTGTGGCACCAGCCCGGCGCCAACCGGTTCTCCGGCGAGCACAAGGGGCAGGGCGCCGTCTTCCAGATGCTCGGCAGCATGATGGAGACCAGCCGGGGCACCTTCGCCATCGACAAGATCCACACCCTCATGGGCAACGGCGACCTGGTCGCCGCCACCATCCACTTCACCGGCCGCCACGGCGACGCGTCGATGAGCATGGACGGCGTCGACCTCCTGCGCATCGAGAACGGCAAGATCACCGAGATGTGGCTCTTCTCCGCCGACCCGGCCGCCGAAGACGCCTTCTGGGGCTAG